From Macaca mulatta isolate MMU2019108-1 chromosome 1, T2T-MMU8v2.0, whole genome shotgun sequence, the proteins below share one genomic window:
- the LOC144329401 gene encoding NBPF family member NBPF4-like isoform X1, producing MVVSADPLSGERAEMNILEINKELRSQLAESNQQFRDLKEKFLITQATAYSLANQLKKYKCEEYKDIIDSVLRDELQFVEKLAEKLRQAEELGQYKALVHSQARELTQLREKLQEGRDASRSLNQHFKALLTPDDLDKFQGQDLREQLAEGRRLAERLLHKLSPETDEDEDEDEKDAEVAKVQESPAPREVQMAEGKEIPQDSLEECAVTCSNSHDPSDSNQPHRSTKITSEEDKVDSALVVENEPSHDEEKEALNILPENQNDHEEEQGKAPVPPRNRQSVEPGELTKLRDFLISPVVSHVVNPEHCDMSNSYLHHEVTFLALDEEKVCSVQDVARDYSKSKWDETPLGFLEKQNNLEEVKGKGTVDPRLSRGPLRGDKREVPQESLDGCCFTPSILPDLPHSYRPYGSTSYYFEEMQVSLALVDKIEKDQEELEDQDPPCPRLSQELPEVKEQEIPEDSVDEVYLTPSVHRDLSDCHQPYSSTLSSLEDQLACSALDIASPTKMACPQGTWSADLSHHLSEVQVAHAQLEPSTLVPSCLRLQLDQGNGLARQSLSSTTCSFTANTDSGNQWNFQELVLEPSLGMKNPPQLGGDALKGSAENTQGRQVIGQIHASSVLKPKIIKRKLPLSKWRLACRFPGLQA from the exons ATGGTGGTATCTGCCGACCCTTTGTCCGGCGAGAGGGCAGAGATGAACATCCTAGAAATCAACAAGGAATTGCGCTCCCAGCTGGCAGAGAGCAATCAGCAGTTCCGAGACCTCAAAGAGAAATTCCTTATAACTCAAGCTACTGCCTACTCCCTGGCCAACCAGCTGAAGAAATACA AGTGTGAAGAGTACAAAGACATCATAGACTCTGTGCTGAGGGATGAACTGCAGTTCGTGGAGAAGCTGGCAGAGAAGCTCAGACAAGCTGAGGAGCTCGG GCAATATAAAGCCCTGGTTCACTCTCAGGCACGAGAGCTGACCCAGTTACGGGAGAAGTTACAGGAAGGGAGAGATGCCTCCCGTTCACTGAATCAGCATTTCAAGGCCCTCCTCACTCCTGATGACCTTGACAAGTTCCAGGGTCAGGACCTCCGAGAGCAGCTGGCTGAGGGGCGCCGGCTGGCAGAGCGCCTTCTCCACAAGCTCAGTCCAG AAACTGatgaagatgaggatgaagatgagaaagatgCGGAGGTTGCGAAAGTACAGGAATCACCTGCTCCCAG GGAGGTGCAGATGGCTGAAGGAAAGGAAATCCCTCAGGACTCACTGGAGGAATGTGCTGTCACTTGTTCAAATAGTCACGACCCATCTGACTCCAACCAGCCTCACAGGAGCACCAAAATCACATCTGAGGAAGACAAAGTCGACTCTGCTCTGGTTGTAGAGAATGAACCCTCTCATGATGAAGAGAAGGAAGCTCTAAACATTCTCCCAG AAAATCAAAATGATCATGAGGAAGAACAGGGGAAAGCGCCAGTGCCCCCCA GGAACCGACAATCAGTTGAGCCAGGTGAACTGACTAAACTCAGGGATTTCCTGATCTCACCTGTGGTCTCCCATGTGGTTAATCCAGA ACACTGTGACATGTCCAACTCTTACCTGCATCATGAAGTCACTTTCTTGGCACTGGATGAAGAGAAAGTTTGCTCTGTTCAGGATGTTGCCAGGGATTACTCCAAATCCAAATGGGATGAAACCCCACTTGGCTTCCTAG aaaagcaaaataatcttGAAGAGGTGAAAGGAAAAGGAACAGTTGATcccag GCTCAGCAGGGGACCACTGAGGGGGGACAAGCGTGAAGTCCCCCAGGAGTCACTGGATGGATGTTGCTTtactccttccatccttcctgaCCTACCTCACTCCTACCGCCCTTATGGGAGCACTTCGTACTATTTTGAAGAAATGCAAGTCAGCTTGGCTCTCGTAGACA AAATTGAAAAGGATCAAGAGGAGCTAGAAGATCAAGACCCACCGTGCCCCAG GCTCAGCCAGGAGCTGCCAGAGGTGAAGGAGCAGGAAATCCCAGAGGACTCCGTGGATGAAGTTTACTTGACTCCTTCAGTTCATCGTGACCTGTCTGACTGTCACCAGCCTTATAGCAGCACCTTGTCCTCATTGGAGGATCAACTTGCCTGCTCTGCTTTGGATATAGCCT CTCCCACCAAGATGGCCTGTCCCCAAGGGACTTGGAGtgcagacttgagccaccacctGTCAGAGGTGCAGGTTGCACATGCACAGCTGGAACCAAGCACCCTGGTGCCCAGTTGTCTGCGACTACAGCTGGATCAAGGGAATGGCTTGGCCAGGCAGAGCCTTTCCTCCACCACCTGCAGTTTCACAGCCAACACTGATTCTGGGAACCAATGGAACTTCCAAG agctgGTTTTAGAGCCCTCCCTGGGGATGAAGAACCCTCCCCAGCTGGGAGGTGATGCACTTAAAGGCTCAGCAGAGAACACACAAGGGCGTCAAGTCATTGGCCAGATTCATGCCTCCAGTGTCCTGAAACCAAAGATCATCAAAAGAAAACTCCCGCTCAGCAAGTGGAGACTGGCATGCAGATTCCCTGGCCTGCAAGCTTAG
- the LOC144329401 gene encoding NBPF family member NBPF4-like isoform X2, translating into MVVSADPLSGERAEMNILEINKELRSQLAESNQQFRDLKEKFLITQATAYSLANQLKKYKCEEYKDIIDSVLRDELQFVEKLAEKLRQAEELGQYKALVHSQARELTQLREKLQEGRDASRSLNQHFKALLTPDDLDKFQGQDLREQLAEGRRLAERLLHKLSPETDEDEDEDEKDAEVAKVQESPAPREVQMAEGKEIPQDSLEECAVTCSNSHDPSDSNQPHRSTKITSEEDKVDSALVVENEPSHDEEKEALNILPENQNDHEEEQGKAPVPPRHCDMSNSYLHHEVTFLALDEEKVCSVQDVARDYSKSKWDETPLGFLEKQNNLEEVKGKGTVDPRLSRGPLRGDKREVPQESLDGCCFTPSILPDLPHSYRPYGSTSYYFEEMQVSLALVDKIEKDQEELEDQDPPCPRLSQELPEVKEQEIPEDSVDEVYLTPSVHRDLSDCHQPYSSTLSSLEDQLACSALDIASPTKMACPQGTWSADLSHHLSEVQVAHAQLEPSTLVPSCLRLQLDQGNGLARQSLSSTTCSFTANTDSGNQWNFQELVLEPSLGMKNPPQLGGDALKGSAENTQGRQVIGQIHASSVLKPKIIKRKLPLSKWRLACRFPGLQA; encoded by the exons ATGGTGGTATCTGCCGACCCTTTGTCCGGCGAGAGGGCAGAGATGAACATCCTAGAAATCAACAAGGAATTGCGCTCCCAGCTGGCAGAGAGCAATCAGCAGTTCCGAGACCTCAAAGAGAAATTCCTTATAACTCAAGCTACTGCCTACTCCCTGGCCAACCAGCTGAAGAAATACA AGTGTGAAGAGTACAAAGACATCATAGACTCTGTGCTGAGGGATGAACTGCAGTTCGTGGAGAAGCTGGCAGAGAAGCTCAGACAAGCTGAGGAGCTCGG GCAATATAAAGCCCTGGTTCACTCTCAGGCACGAGAGCTGACCCAGTTACGGGAGAAGTTACAGGAAGGGAGAGATGCCTCCCGTTCACTGAATCAGCATTTCAAGGCCCTCCTCACTCCTGATGACCTTGACAAGTTCCAGGGTCAGGACCTCCGAGAGCAGCTGGCTGAGGGGCGCCGGCTGGCAGAGCGCCTTCTCCACAAGCTCAGTCCAG AAACTGatgaagatgaggatgaagatgagaaagatgCGGAGGTTGCGAAAGTACAGGAATCACCTGCTCCCAG GGAGGTGCAGATGGCTGAAGGAAAGGAAATCCCTCAGGACTCACTGGAGGAATGTGCTGTCACTTGTTCAAATAGTCACGACCCATCTGACTCCAACCAGCCTCACAGGAGCACCAAAATCACATCTGAGGAAGACAAAGTCGACTCTGCTCTGGTTGTAGAGAATGAACCCTCTCATGATGAAGAGAAGGAAGCTCTAAACATTCTCCCAG AAAATCAAAATGATCATGAGGAAGAACAGGGGAAAGCGCCAGTGCCCCCCAG ACACTGTGACATGTCCAACTCTTACCTGCATCATGAAGTCACTTTCTTGGCACTGGATGAAGAGAAAGTTTGCTCTGTTCAGGATGTTGCCAGGGATTACTCCAAATCCAAATGGGATGAAACCCCACTTGGCTTCCTAG aaaagcaaaataatcttGAAGAGGTGAAAGGAAAAGGAACAGTTGATcccag GCTCAGCAGGGGACCACTGAGGGGGGACAAGCGTGAAGTCCCCCAGGAGTCACTGGATGGATGTTGCTTtactccttccatccttcctgaCCTACCTCACTCCTACCGCCCTTATGGGAGCACTTCGTACTATTTTGAAGAAATGCAAGTCAGCTTGGCTCTCGTAGACA AAATTGAAAAGGATCAAGAGGAGCTAGAAGATCAAGACCCACCGTGCCCCAG GCTCAGCCAGGAGCTGCCAGAGGTGAAGGAGCAGGAAATCCCAGAGGACTCCGTGGATGAAGTTTACTTGACTCCTTCAGTTCATCGTGACCTGTCTGACTGTCACCAGCCTTATAGCAGCACCTTGTCCTCATTGGAGGATCAACTTGCCTGCTCTGCTTTGGATATAGCCT CTCCCACCAAGATGGCCTGTCCCCAAGGGACTTGGAGtgcagacttgagccaccacctGTCAGAGGTGCAGGTTGCACATGCACAGCTGGAACCAAGCACCCTGGTGCCCAGTTGTCTGCGACTACAGCTGGATCAAGGGAATGGCTTGGCCAGGCAGAGCCTTTCCTCCACCACCTGCAGTTTCACAGCCAACACTGATTCTGGGAACCAATGGAACTTCCAAG agctgGTTTTAGAGCCCTCCCTGGGGATGAAGAACCCTCCCCAGCTGGGAGGTGATGCACTTAAAGGCTCAGCAGAGAACACACAAGGGCGTCAAGTCATTGGCCAGATTCATGCCTCCAGTGTCCTGAAACCAAAGATCATCAAAAGAAAACTCCCGCTCAGCAAGTGGAGACTGGCATGCAGATTCCCTGGCCTGCAAGCTTAG